TCATTATACTATCCCAGGAATACACAAACCATTATCACCGGTCATTAGCACGAGCAACGTTTAAAAAGAACCCATTTATCTTCTCTGAACTTTTACGATGATATTTTCTGCCTTACTTGATCTATCTATTTTCAAACGTAGGCATACATCAATGCTGATTGTCTATACACACTAAATGGAAGTAAAGGTtcagaattgaaccccgaaaggttgatgcgaAATCAGCacccctgcggttggggttcatttttgcaccctgctgGTTCAAAACTGCATCCTTAGGGGTTCAGTTTAAAAGTTAGAAGTGCaattttgaacccatagggtgccgATTTTTCATCAACCTTTCGAgattcaattttgaacctttatttcttagtgtgtacacGAAAACATAATATCAAGCTACATGTAAACAATGGCACAATCCAAAAATACTACATTTAATTTACATTAATATATATGTTTAAGTTATTTTTAAGCTATAATACAAGCATGCCTAGCGATCTATTTACGCTCCTTGCTGTACATCATTTTCACATGAACATTTCACCTCTTGCATTGTTCTCCGTCTTCGTTCCCTCCTCATTTCTCTAAAATAATTAcctttctttcagattttatttcaccataaagtcttaaaatataccttTTGAGATCATTATTGGTAATAAAGAGGATCGATTAACCTATAATTATACGTTTGTAGAGAGACTAAAATGTTACTGAATAAAAAGGAGCCTGTTTTGCTACAGTGTATCTGGCTACAGTTTTAGTGAAATATGACTTTATTGAGTAGTAAATTGGTGTGTACTCGAGTGAATCTAGGTATGAGTAGTGCAAGACTTGCAGCGGACGTAATATaaacactaagaaataaaggttcaaaattgaaccccgaaaagttgatgcaaaatcagcaccctatgggttcaaaaattgaaccctgcggttggggttcatttttgcaccctgcgggttcaaaactgcaaccttaattttaaattgaatccctaggggtgcagttttgaacccgcagggtgcaaaaatgaaccccaaccgcagagatcaatttttgaaccccaaatcaggggttcagtTTTTGAACCCATatgtgctgattttgcatcaacctttcggggttcaattttaaacctttatttcttagtgtgtagcTGCGAGTACAGCcgtaacaaaatataaagtatttttttctattttcatttcctcccccccccctgaagaCGAACAATTTCCTTATATATGTGTCTATTATGTCTAATAATGAACTCTACTTGTAATAGTTTTTTTGGGTGGTAATGTTATGTGTATATTTTGTTAATGtcaattgtttttgtttattaaaaacaaatttagtcCTTAAATCGGAAGTTGGCGAAAGCACATCGCTCTATCTTGATTATAGTAATAATAGGCTTCTAGGTATATGTACGTACAGCTGATTTTGTGTaagttttcttctcttttttttttaaatattgcgCAATAAAAAACGTGTTTCGaaatataaaaatgtcaaagtGTGCCAGAtgggaaaattaaaatttgacgCATTGTATTCTCTCCATTAATACTTTTATTTAACCTACCTAACACTTATTCCAACCGTCACAGCCGCGGGAGGAAAACGTGATAAAAATTCATTGTACGGCAGCAACAAGGATGACTTTGAATTAAGAGAAAAGGCGACAGAATAGAATACGTGATGTCTGAAAGCAAATTAAGCGATTCCACAATTAGTagcaaattgtatttttcaaaatcagaacAAGAAAATTACGTTTGCTTAAGAGaaatatttaatcatttttccATTCAAATCAGGAATCAGGGGTGAAATTAGGCAAATattttcagtgtgaacatttttggATACTTTGCGCTATTTAGGAAATTTTCCCATTACCAATAGGcttataaaaatatttctttgaattttattttgaaaaaaaaaagttctatcAGTGAGCAGAAAGAAATCAGGGAAATTTCATACAGGCGatacgcactgcaaaaactccggtgttgatttaacactagaccgaaatatatatatccacaccaaagaagtgttaaacaacaccagttttgttttggtctaacaccaggaACGTGTTTATGCAAAACCGATTAGTATTCAAacaatatcggtttgattccaaactggtgtcatacttctctggtgtggacatatatagattccaggctggtgttaaatcaacaccggagtttttgcagtgtagggcATATTCCTTCTCTGTCTCTGGTTTATTTTTGTGAACTAGACTGAAAAGGTAAGGTTAGATTTACATGGGGATTGATGGAGTTACAAGGGCATTACTGACAATCATAGAGACGCCaataagaataagaataatTATCTATTCGCATTAATCAAGGGGAATATATAAATGCAGGACCcctctcccccccaaaaaaaaatattattaacagagataatgatgataataataagttggtatataaataaatgaatgaataaaataaataaatcctctTGATTACCTCATTTACCCGAACTTTGTTGCATATTTAGGCCAATATTGGCCGAAATTCCGGAAGGGGTGGGGGGATATCGACTGACAATCATCCCAGCACTTTTCAACAAAGAATAATATCCCAAGAATGTCGGCGATACCGGTTTCACCATACAGATCATGCAGATTTTCGCTTCCTTGAATCTTAGCAAAACTGTTGGTTTCTAGAATGTCTAAGTTCCACTGGAACACTTAGATATATCATATCaatgttttatcatttaatattcgtggatttttaaaaatatttattctattgggctttttttttggggggggggctctggtAGGTATCATGATATTTTCCACGATGAGTTTAAAATCTTAGTTTGGTCAAGTTTTTCAGGCGGATGAAAACTTTCTGCACATCATCCCTGAAGTGAGGGTTGACCGTCCAGTAAATAAAGGCGTTGATCATGTGATTAAATCCCCGGATGCGAGTGATGAAATAGACCACGTGCTTATTGGTGATCTCTGTGACAAGGTAGAAATAGGTAGCCGTGGGTAAAGAGAAAACTACGACGTATGGTAACCAGGTTACAATGAGAAAGACGGTTACTGCGAGGAGCATTTTGGTGGTCTTGTCTCCATGCGCACGCCCTTGAACTCGATTGGGTTTGGCATTACTTTGCAATTGCTTCCCGTTGTTATTTACTAATGAAGGGGTCTGGTTTGGGGCATCTTCGGTGCTGCCAGTAACCTCCAAACTCTCAACAATAGGCACATCCATATTGCTGGAGCGTTGGTCTGACGTACCGTTTCCTGGTTTCATAAGGGACGGTACTTCCAGATTACAGGACACGAGGGTCGACCGTCCATTTGTAGATGTCTCGTTCCCATTCCACGCAATCCGTGTCCGCTGGAGAGATTCGGTGACCGATCCAGAAATGGTTGGCATCGTAGATGACCCGTACGGACCACTTTGGCTCCTAAGATCGACACCCATCTCAGACCTTACTCTGGATTGCCGACGTATTAAGGTGTATATCTTACTGTAAGAAAACAAACTCCAATACAGCGACCGAAAAGGAGACCACTAGGATTACCTTGACAGGAACGTGAAAGGGTGACGTAACAACAGACATGCATCCTTCAGAGACAAGGTCTAGCAGTTTGAAGTACCATACTGAAGGCAGGTTGAGAAGGAAAGCGAACCCCAAACAGGCTAATGCAAGTATTGTTGCCGATGTTCTGGTCATCTGACGAGAGAAGGGTCTGCAAACGGTTACGAATCTATCAAGGGCAATGGAAAACGTCAAGAACAGGGAACCAAGAGACGTGGTCATCCTGATGATAGCTGTTACCAAGCAGGAAGAGACGTCATTAATCATATCAGGTTGCGGGGTGATACAGGCAATCAAGTCCACCAAGGCTTGTATCAAGATCAGCATGTCGGTGCTCTTCTTCTTCGCTTTCATAGCATAGGCTGCCGTGATGATAATGTTACCAGGAACACCGATAATGAATAGAAACCAGTAGATTATCCTGCAGCCTAACTCCATCTTAACAAACTTAGCGAAGATCCGTCAACTAGGAGACACAAGAGAGGCGATGACAGTTGCAAGAATGGCAACGAGAGATGATTTCCGTCACATCCCATTTACTTTAAATAATACATATTGACTTGTGATATAAAATGTTTATTCCTGTTTGCAAGTCTATTCTTAAACTAAATCAAGACTCGTTGCTGGCGAGAAAAAATTATGAGGGAAAAATAACGAATCTTTATCTGATTTGGAATAGGACATGTCCTTGACAATACCAGTAAGCTCTACACACGTAATGCATGTAGATTATTCTGGAAATGTCAAATATCACACCTTATTTACATGCCCAGTCTTTCATTAAATTAAAACGTCTTC
This window of the Lytechinus variegatus isolate NC3 chromosome 14, Lvar_3.0, whole genome shotgun sequence genome carries:
- the LOC121427836 gene encoding C5a anaphylatoxin chemotactic receptor 1-like, which encodes MELGCRIIYWFLFIIGVPGNIIITAAYAMKAKKKSTDMLILIQALVDLIACITPQPDMINDVSSCLVTAIIRMTTSLGSLFLTFSIALDRFVTVCRPFSRQMTRTSATILALACLGFAFLLNLPSVWYFKLLDLVSEGCMSVVTSPFHVPVKVILVVSFSVAVLEFVFLQ